Genomic DNA from Paenibacillus borealis:
AAGATGGGCGCGTTCCATGATCTGACGCCTTATCTGGAGAAGACGGAGAATATCAGCCAGATCGATGATGTTGTCTGGGATGGAATCAGAATCGACGGCAAGGTGTACGGAGTTCCCCGACCGCGCGGGCTGTACGGCGGAGGGGAAGCCAATGTCCTGATCCGTAAGGACTGGCTGGACAAATACAATCTGGCTGTGCCGAAGACGGTGGATGAGCTGACGAATGCGCTTGCTGTATTCAAGGAGAATGATCCGGCGGGCGGAGGCAAAACCATTCCGTTTACGATCTATGGTTCAGACGGGGTCAACAGTCCCGGACCATTCTCAGGTGTACTTCCGATTCAGTTCGCCTTCGGCATTCCTAATGTGTGGAAGCTGGATGGCGGCAATGCTGTGCGGGATTTCCAGACCTCTGAATACAAGGCCTTCCTGGAGTGGCTGAGAGATTCCTGGAGCAAAGGCCTAATTGACAAGGATGCGCCGGTGCTCAAGAATCAGGGCCAGGCACGGAGCAAATTCCTAGCAGGCACAGCGGGTGCTTTTGTCGGGAATGTCAGCGATCTGGGAGAGGCCAATGTGGAGAAGCTAAAGCAGACGGACCCGAATGCTGAAATTGCCATTGTCGACGTTCTTGAAGGGGCAGGCGGACAAAAGGGGGCTGCTGTACTCGGCGGATACTACGGGCTGTGGGCAATTCCGAGCTCTGTGCCGGAAAACAAGGTTCAGCAGATTGTTGATTTCCTTGATTTCACCGCCTCCGAGGAGAATATAGCGTTCTCCAAAGCGGGAGTTACCGGCATTCATTCCAGTGACTTCAAAGATGGTGTTGCTGTGCAGACTGAGGAGCAGCAGAAGCAGTACGACCTGGATAAGCCGAGTCAATTCATTCTGGAGAACCGGGTAGATCCATATGTATACGCCAGCTCCAAGGTGCCTGAAATTCTGACGCAGCAAAAGGCTACGCTGGATATCATCAGCAAGATCGGCATTGAGAATCCGTTCCTCAGCTACAACTCACAGTTCGCCAGCAAGAATCCAGACAGCTACAAAAAAATGAGTGCCGTGATGACGAAATATGTACTGGGTGAAGGCACCTGGGACGATGTACAGAAAGAGATTGATACCTGGACTACTGGTGCAGGTGTGCAGATTACCAAGGAACTGCTGGATCAGTATAATGCAGCGCACTAAATAAGACACCAATAAATATAAACAGAGGCATAGGAGGGGGCTTTTCCCCTTTCTTTTGCCCATGGATAAGGAGGTTTAGCCTGTGCAGAGAACTTTGCGCCCTAAACGGTTTAATCAATTATGGCCCTTCTATTTACTGGCGGCACCGGGTATTCTCTATTTTCTGGTTTTTCATTACATCCCGATGTCGGGACTCATTCTGGCCTTCAAGGAATACAGCCCGTTCAAAGGCATTATGGACAGCCCGTGGGTAGGGCTGGATAATTTCAGACAGTTTTTCGGAACCTCCGATTTCTATATTTTGCTGAAAAATACACTGCTGATCAGTCTGCTGAACCTGATCATTTATTTTCCGTTTACGATAATCCTGTCGTTACTCCTGAATGAAGTGCGGCTCAAAGTGTTCAAAAGGGTGTCGCAGACGATCGTCTATCTGCCCCATTTCCTGTCCTGGGTCGTCATTTACGGGATTACGATTTCGTTCTTCGGGCCTTCGGGCGTCATTAATCATTATCTCAGCCAGTGGTTTGACGGCAATGCCAATTTCCTGGTGAGCAATGAATGGTTCCGGCCGCTGGTCATCTTCCAGTCTATCTGGAAGGATGCAGGCTGGGGGACAATTATATTCCTGGCTGCACTCGCAGGGATCAACCCGGAGCAGTACGAAGCGGCCAAAGTGGATGGAGCGAGCCGGTTGCAGAGCATCTGGCATATTACCCTCCCCGGCATCAAGAGCACCATTGTTATCCTGCTGCTGCTCCGTCTAGGCTCATCTATGGATTCCAACTTCATGCAGATCTTCCTGATGACCAACAGCCTCAACCTGGATGTCTCCAATGTGTTCGATCTGTTCGTCTACCACATCGGTCTGGAGCAATTCAACTACAGCTTCGCGATTACCGTAGGCATGTTCAAATCCGTTGCCAGTCTGATCCTTGTACTCGGGGCCAATTATGCGGCAAAGCTGCTTGGCGAGGAAGGCATATTCTAGAACAAGAACAGGAGTGGAGACGTTATGAAGCTCAAGGCAACATGGTTTGACACCATTATTGTAGTTATTATCTGCTTAATCAGTCTGCTGGTTATTCTGCCTTTTCTATACATTATCGCGGTATCCTTCAGTCCGCCCGGAGATTCAATGGCTGGGAATTTCTTCATCTGGCCCAAGCACTGGACGCTGGATGCTTACAGCTATCTGCTGAATGCGAACACGTTCCTGACCTCGGTCAAGAACTCCGTGATTATCACGGTGATGGGTACACTGCTCAGCCTGTTTGTATCGATTACCCTGGCTTATGCTTTATCCAAGAAGTTTCTGCCCGGCCGCCGCATCATGCTGCTGATTATTTTCTTCACCATGATCTTTCACGGCGGGATGATTCCCAGCTATCTGGTGGTCAAGAATCTGGGTCTGATTGACTCTTACTGGGCTGTGGTGCTTCCGGCGGCCTCCAGTGCCTTTAATATCATGGTCATCCGCTCGTTCTTCCAGAGTCTGCCGGAAAGTCTGGATGAAGCGGCAAGAATTGACGGGGCGGGGGAGTTCAGAATTCTGTATTCGGTCGTGCTCCCGCTGTCCAAGCCGATCATCGCCACGTTTACGCTGTTCTTCATGGTGCAGTTCTGGAACGAGTTCTTCTCTGCGGTCATCTACCTGAATGATACATCGCGCTGGCCGATTCAACCGCTCCTGCGGCAGATGGTGGCGATCAGTGCCTCCAATATTTCGGCAGAAGCTGCTGTAGACGCACAGCTGGCGGCTAACCTCGGGCCCAATGTCCAGAATGCGGCAATCCTGCTCGCCATGCTGCCTATTGTGATCGTGTATCCGTTCCTGCAGAAGTATTTTGCCAAGGGTGCCATGCTGGGGTCGATTAAGGAATAGACGCGGATCAGATCCGTTAAACCAATAAAGGTGAGGGTTCAAATGACGATTGGATATAAAGACTTGCGCCATAATCCTGTATATACGAAGCCGCAGCTATCGGATGAAGAATTCCTCGGAACCATGCTGGACTTGAGCAGGCCTGAGCTTGGCGGTGTGGCTGCATACTTGAAGTCAGGTGATGTGCCGGCTGCGCGGAATGCCTATCTGGAACTCATTGCAGCTGGTAACAACGGGAGATATTACTTTGAAGTGAAGGATGTTCCCAAGCTTCAGGCGTATGCCGCAAGCCGCTACAGCCATGAGGAGGAAGCGGTGCAGTCCATCGCTGAGGCGGACCGGATTGTGGAAGGGGATATCCCGTTATTTAAGGGTAAAAGAGTGGTCTTCCCGCGCGGAACCTATGACTGGAACAGCTGGCTGTATGACAGCTCGCAGTATCAGCTGCATCTGACCCGGTTCGTGTATGTGAAGCATTTGTCCAGAGCCTACGCGCTGACCGGTGATGAGAAATACGCTAAATGCTTCAATGACATGATGGAGGATTTCATTGATGACAATAGGGTGCCGGTGGATGATACGTTCCGTTCCGAGCATTCGACCTGGGACCCGCTGTCTGTTGGGGTACGGCTGTTCATGCTGCCGGAAGCTTTCATTACCTTCTTCAGTTCACCCGCGTTTGAGCCTGAAGTGAAGCTGAAGCTGATCAAGTCCTTCCATGAGCACGGGCAGTATGTGCGCAAATACCATGCCAGCGGCGGCAACCATGTCTGCATGCAGCTGCGGGGGCTGATCCAGACGGCGCTGCTCCTGCCGGAGCTGAAGGAGTCTGCGGAATGGCTGGAGTATGGAATGCGTGAGCTGCCGGGATATATCCGCCAGAACGTATATGCGGACGGGGTACAGTTTGAAGGAAGCCCGAATTATCATCTGGTCGTAATGCGCGATCTGTATGAACTGGTGGCACTGTTCCACAAGCTTGGAATCGCCGCGGAAGAATACCGCGAAACGCTGGAAAAGATGTTCACCGTTACAATGCATCTGCTGGCACCCGACGGGCAGCTGGTCAAATTCGGCGATACCGATGTGCAGGTGGTCAGCGAGCTGCGCAATGTCATGAGTCTGGGCGCTTACCTGTATCAGCGGGGCGATTTCAAAACGCTGGGGCATGAGCGGCTGCCGTTCTCCCTGCTCTGGAGAGTTGGGCCGGAAGCGGTGCAGCAATATGAGCAGCTGAAGGCTAAGCAGCCTGCCGAAACGGCAGCCTGTTTCCCCATTGGAGGTTACATTTCCTCCAGGCAGGGCTGGAACCGGGAAGACATGTATATGGCGATGCGTGCAGGTGTTGGAGTCGGCGGACATGCCCATTCAGATGCGCTGAGCCTGGTGCTCTACGCCGGAGGGCGTGAGCTGCTGACGGACTCCGGTATGGGATTGTTCGAGTGGAACAAGGAGCGTAAATATACGGTATCCACCCGGGCCCATAATACTGTAGTGGTGGATGGCCAGGACCAGCATGTCCGCAGCTTTCACTGGAATACGCCAACTACGGCAGCCTGCAGAATCTGGGACGTC
This window encodes:
- a CDS encoding extracellular solute-binding protein, producing MNFTRKLVPLMASAALMATALAGCSGNNNSAAGSTASPEGSAQTETGGKPASIKAMTILFGNPPETGSNKALEDLEKRGNVDLDVTFVPSEAYTDKLSVAVSAGDSYDLLLMDGGKDDKFNNLVKMGAFHDLTPYLEKTENISQIDDVVWDGIRIDGKVYGVPRPRGLYGGGEANVLIRKDWLDKYNLAVPKTVDELTNALAVFKENDPAGGGKTIPFTIYGSDGVNSPGPFSGVLPIQFAFGIPNVWKLDGGNAVRDFQTSEYKAFLEWLRDSWSKGLIDKDAPVLKNQGQARSKFLAGTAGAFVGNVSDLGEANVEKLKQTDPNAEIAIVDVLEGAGGQKGAAVLGGYYGLWAIPSSVPENKVQQIVDFLDFTASEENIAFSKAGVTGIHSSDFKDGVAVQTEEQQKQYDLDKPSQFILENRVDPYVYASSKVPEILTQQKATLDIISKIGIENPFLSYNSQFASKNPDSYKKMSAVMTKYVLGEGTWDDVQKEIDTWTTGAGVQITKELLDQYNAAH
- a CDS encoding ABC transporter permease, which produces MQRTLRPKRFNQLWPFYLLAAPGILYFLVFHYIPMSGLILAFKEYSPFKGIMDSPWVGLDNFRQFFGTSDFYILLKNTLLISLLNLIIYFPFTIILSLLLNEVRLKVFKRVSQTIVYLPHFLSWVVIYGITISFFGPSGVINHYLSQWFDGNANFLVSNEWFRPLVIFQSIWKDAGWGTIIFLAALAGINPEQYEAAKVDGASRLQSIWHITLPGIKSTIVILLLLRLGSSMDSNFMQIFLMTNSLNLDVSNVFDLFVYHIGLEQFNYSFAITVGMFKSVASLILVLGANYAAKLLGEEGIF
- a CDS encoding carbohydrate ABC transporter permease, which codes for MKLKATWFDTIIVVIICLISLLVILPFLYIIAVSFSPPGDSMAGNFFIWPKHWTLDAYSYLLNANTFLTSVKNSVIITVMGTLLSLFVSITLAYALSKKFLPGRRIMLLIIFFTMIFHGGMIPSYLVVKNLGLIDSYWAVVLPAASSAFNIMVIRSFFQSLPESLDEAARIDGAGEFRILYSVVLPLSKPIIATFTLFFMVQFWNEFFSAVIYLNDTSRWPIQPLLRQMVAISASNISAEAAVDAQLAANLGPNVQNAAILLAMLPIVIVYPFLQKYFAKGAMLGSIKE
- a CDS encoding alginate lyase family protein, translated to MTIGYKDLRHNPVYTKPQLSDEEFLGTMLDLSRPELGGVAAYLKSGDVPAARNAYLELIAAGNNGRYYFEVKDVPKLQAYAASRYSHEEEAVQSIAEADRIVEGDIPLFKGKRVVFPRGTYDWNSWLYDSSQYQLHLTRFVYVKHLSRAYALTGDEKYAKCFNDMMEDFIDDNRVPVDDTFRSEHSTWDPLSVGVRLFMLPEAFITFFSSPAFEPEVKLKLIKSFHEHGQYVRKYHASGGNHVCMQLRGLIQTALLLPELKESAEWLEYGMRELPGYIRQNVYADGVQFEGSPNYHLVVMRDLYELVALFHKLGIAAEEYRETLEKMFTVTMHLLAPDGQLVKFGDTDVQVVSELRNVMSLGAYLYQRGDFKTLGHERLPFSLLWRVGPEAVQQYEQLKAKQPAETAACFPIGGYISSRQGWNREDMYMAMRAGVGVGGHAHSDALSLVLYAGGRELLTDSGMGLFEWNKERKYTVSTRAHNTVVVDGQDQHVRSFHWNTPTTAACRIWDVQSSAAYDYSFASHYGYTCYVDPVIHSRKVLFIKNSYWLIVDLFEAEEQHRYEQYFHLPTGGAGYDCRSGEISTQLEEANLLLKHLPAGCADDQLVLEPGLIFKQGEYAESPVVKRSLTMAGRAAIVTLAVPFGTEKPKVTVEQLPARMNGKELSAEEATALRIIMEDRVDEICLYHGSVEVAGYLDHTGNIIAEALLPRKEEPEGLEFAGRSYSRDVIVITASKEHSG